From a region of the Arachis ipaensis cultivar K30076 chromosome B09, Araip1.1, whole genome shotgun sequence genome:
- the LOC107619599 gene encoding transcription factor MYB59, whose translation MYWGGNMGMGWGVMIEEEVGGGGWRKGPWTAEEDRLLIEYVKIHGEGRWNSVARLAGLKRNGKSCRLRWVNYLRPDLKRGQITPQEESIILELHARWGNRWSTIARSLPGRTDNEIKNYWRTHFKKKVKNPSDAAEKAKNRLLRRQQFQQQQQLKQQQQQIQQQQQQVQFNLDMKGIMMMNLLEMENHNNDHRRVPSISHQQEPQDMYQQQSSTEEEHGYFYHPMFINNINGNNNDNYSPAATESSSEEILWDGLWNLDDVLGNFTAASATSKPTTLVAPFC comes from the exons ATGTATTGGGGAGGGAACATGGGAATGGGATGGGGTGTTATGATAGAAGAGGAAGTTGGAGGAGGAGGATGGAGGAAGGGTCCTTGGACTGCTGAGGAAGATAGATTGCTCATTGAATATGTCAAGATTCATGGCGAAGGTCGATGGAACTCTGTTGCTAGGCTTGCAG GACTGAAGAGGAATGGAAAGAGTTGCAGGCTGAGATGGGTGAATTACCTGAGACCAGACCTCAAGAGGGGTCAGATAACACCACAAGAAGAAAGCATCATTCTTGAACTCCATGCTAGATGGGGAaacag GTGGTCGACAATTGCGAGAAGCTTGCCGGGAAGAACGGACAACGAGATCAAGAACTATTGGAGAACTCATTTCAAGAAAAAGGTTAAGAATCCATCTGACGCCGCCGAGAAGGCGAAAAACCGCCTCTTAAGGCGGCAGCAATTTCAGCAGCAGCAACAATtgaagcagcagcagcagcaaattcaacaacagcaacaacaagtTCAATTCAACTTGGACATGAAGGGGATCATGATGATGAACTTGCTTGAGATGGAAAATCATAATAATGACCATAGAAGAGTCCCTTCAATTTCTCATCAACAAGAGCCACAAGACATGTACCAACAACAAAGCTCAACAGAAGAAGAGCATGGATACTTCTACCACCCCATGTTCATCAATAACATTAATGGCAATAATAATGATAACTACTCACCAGCTGCAACAGAATCATCAAGTGAGGAAATCTTGTGGGATGGACTTTGGAACTTGGATGATGTTCTTGGCAATTTCACTGCAGCCAGTGCTACGAGCAAGCCAACAACTTTAGTTGCTCCATTTTGCTAA